CCCGTCTCAAACCGGTCCTGCCACAGCGGCAATACATCTGCTTCTACCCGATGAACAAAAAACGCGAGCTGAACGACAACTGGTACATGCTGTCGATGGACGAGCGTCGTACGATGATGCGCAGCCACGGCATGATTGGTCGCAGTTACGCTGGCAAAGTGAAACAAATCATTACCGGTTCCGTTGGTTTCGACGACTGGGAATGGGGCGTTACCTTGTTTGCGGATGATGCACTTCAGTTCAAGAAGCTCGTTTACGAGATGCGTTTTGATGAAGTCAGTGCCCGTTATGGCGAATTCGGCTCTTTCTATGTAGGAAGCCTGCTGAACGAAGGAACATTGGAAGAGATGCTCAAGCTGTAAATCGGATAAATTACAAAAAGCACCGCGACACCTCCATTAAGGATAGGATCAGCGGTGCTTTTACTTTTTCAAATGAATATGAAATGTTCAATAATAAATGGATGACTCATGATCTTTGGGATAACGTGAATGCTTAATCCTGATCCTCTTCATCAATCGCTTTCAGAGATTCCAAAAACTCAGCCGTTGCCCGGTCACGGTCACGTCCCTTCTCCTTAAGCCGCTCAATGGCAGGCAAAATGAGAATATCAACTTCCTTCTGAACGATATAAGCTAGATCATACTGATCCTGTTCCTCCAGATAACCGCCAACCTGCATCAGGGCGTTGTAACGATCCAGTTCTTCGCGTGTGAGTAATCCTCTGACCTGAACACTGCAATGTCTCATCCAAAAAACCGCCCTTTCTTCAGAACCAAAGGAATGCCACCGATGATAAACAAGTACCGGAGATCCACCAGCTTTTTCAGCTGAGCCGCCTTCCATCCCTTGTATTTCTTACCGCCTACGACGGCGATAGCTTCACCTTTCCCCAGTGACGCAACCGTACCTTTACTTGTAAACACAAAAGGTTGAGGCTGCTTTTTGCGGATGGCAGCGACAACGTTTTTGGCACAGTTAACACCTTGCTGCATCGCAATCTGAGCTGTTGGTGGATATGGGCGCCCTTCGTTGTTGAACACGAGGGAATTGTCACCGATGACATAGACGTGCTCATGCCCTGGGGCACGAAGGAATTCATCGACCTTCACCCGTCCGCGCATCACTTCAAGACCTGCCTGCTCAAGCAGAGCATTCCCACGAATACCGCCGGTCCATACGACCGTTGCTGCATCGAGTTTTTCTCCTTCACCCACAATGACTCCGTCTGGCAGACATTGTTTGATCGGAACACCGATTTTAAAAGTAACACCTTTTTTCTTCAACACGTTCATTGCATGCTCAACCAATTCTGGATCAAAGCCCGGCAGAGCTGAAGGCGCTGCTTCCACATTATAGATGTGCACATTTTTGGGATTCACGTCGAACTCCTTGCAAAGCTGAGGAATGCGATCCGCAAGTTCAGCCACGAATTCGACACCACTGAAGCCAGCCCCACCCACAACAAAACGAATGCGGTTACGTTTATTATCGTTTTTGTACATAGCAAACTGATATTCGATATGCTCGCGAATCATTCTGACCGAGTTAATGCTGCGAATTGTCATGGCATGATCGAGCATGCCTGGAATACCGAAGGTCTCCGGTTCCCCACCCAATCCAATAATCAGATAATCATAGGATAACGTGCCATCCTCCAGAATAATCTTCCGATCCTGCAGGCGGATCTCTTTCACCGAGGATTTGACCAGATCAATCTTGAACTCGTCAATCAGCTTCGAAATCGGGACCCTTGCATGTTCAATGGTATCTGTGCCGGCTGCCGGCATATGTAGATGTGTAGTGATATAATGATAATCATGCCGGTTCACCAATGTGACATCGGCCTCGTTATAGTTCAATTCCTTCTGCAGCCGCTGGGCTGTCAGAATCCCGCCATAGCCCGCGCCGAGGATGACGATTTTGGGAATACTGCTCATGTCTATACCCCTTCCGGTTTCGTTGCATCAGCCATTCGATTGTTTTGTTGTAAAAAGGCTCTTACTTACCCATATTGATGAGGTCTTATCCATTATGACGACAAATGTTAACTTCGCGAATTTATTTGAACTTTTTGCATGCAAGTTATCGATTAAAATTGTGAAATTATACACAAGATTCAACAAAACGCGGGTATTGTCTTCACATTACAAATTGGGGCTAAATTAGACAAAAAAACACATAGTACAGGTCAAGGATATCTGTATTTCTGGCAAAGATCAAGGTTTTTTTTGTTATTTTTCATAACCTTTCATTTCCAATTTCATCCTATTCTCACCTGATCTTCATCTATTGTTCCCAGATTCATCAAACTGCCAACTTTGCAACCCAGTTTACACCGTTTATAATGAGAAAGACAGTTCAGCAACAAACGCTGGTTACCATACGTACCCGGCTTTATTATTTCTGTTAACTACCTATTAAAATAAGAAAGGTGTTGTTGATTCTTGACTGCACAAACTGCCGGTCATGACATGACCGATTTACTTATTATTGGTGGCGGCCCTGCGGGTCTGTTCGCCGCGTTTTACGGAGGGATGCGTCAGGCATCTGTTACTCTGGTTGAAAGTATGCCACAACTTGGTGGACAACTTGCCGCCCTCTATCCCGAAAAATTCATCTATGATGTAGCCGGGTTCCCGAAAGTTACCGCTCAGGAACTCGTGAATAATCTGGTGGAGCAAATGAGCCATTTTAACCCGAACATCCGTCTTGAGGAAAAGGTTGTATCCGTAGAGAAATTAGAAGAACGTCACTTCGTCGTAAAAACCGATGTGAATGAATATCACGCCAAAGCCGTAATTATCACTGCTGGTGTGGGTGCATTCGAACCCCGTCGTCTGGAGCTTGAGGGTGCGGCCAAATTCGAAAAAACCAATCTGCACTACTTTATCAGTGACCTGAATGCCTTTGCAGGCAAAAAAGTACTGATCAGCGGTGGCGGTGACTCCGCTGTAGACTGGGCGCTTATGCTTGAGCCAATCGCTGAGCAAGTAACCCTGATTCATCGCCGCGACAAATTCCGCGCGCATGAGCACAGTGTCGAAAACCTGATGAATTCCAAGGTGAACATCGTTACACCTACCGAAATTACGGAGCTTCATGGTGAGGACAGCATTACCAAAGTTACTTTGGCTCACGTTAAAACCAAGGAAACACAGGAAATTGAAGTCGATGATGTAATCGTCAATTTTGGCTTTGTCTCTTCCCTGGGACCTATTGCAGAATGGGGCATCGAAATTGATAGCAATTCCATCGTGGTCGATTCCCGCATGGAAACTTCGATTCCGGGTATCTATGCTGCCGGAGATATTACAACTTATCCAGGCAAGCTGAAGCTGATTGCTGTCGGATTCGGTGAAGCACCAACCGCAGTGAACAATGCCAAGGTTTACTTCGACCCAGACGCTAAGTTGTCCCCGGGACACAGCAGTAACATGAAGCGCTAATTCCTTATGGAATCATATAGAACATAAAAGACACAAAAAAGGGTATCTTACTCCTGAATGAATTGAACATCAGGAGGGATACCCTTGTCTTATATATGCCCGCTGTGTAACGGTCTGGTTGTACCGGAGCAGGCTTGTCCCCACTGCCTTCAGGGACTGTCAGAATGCGGCAAATTGGACGATTACACCGGACCATACAGCCCCTACGTCATTCACACTTCCTCTGACACGGCAGACGAAGCCGAAAACGTTTGCAATCATATGATGTACTGTCACCATTGTCAGACAAGCACGCTATGGCCTGTCAATCTATGGGACATGTCCGGAAACCTGTAGCATTGCCTGCAATGAGGATCTCTAGTGAAGAATGGCAGATACGTCGGTACCCAGTTTGCGCTTATGGATTTCTGCCAACAGCAGTGCGATGAAATCTCGTTCGAGATCCAACTCAATCGCCTTATGGTAGGAATCCAACAACATCTCATCGGATAACATAGCCATTTCCCGCCACAACCTTTCCTTTTTTTTCCTCAAAACTATCATATCAGAGATTTATAAAGAGAACAAGCGTTCTTGTTATCCACAACGTTATGTGGAAATCCTGTGTATAGTTTGTTGATAAATGGTAAAAATGTTGATTGATCAACGTGGATAGTGTGGACAGTATTTATACACAGGATCGTAGCTTACCGAACAGAACGATTATCAGAGCATTTTTTTTAGAATAAATTCATAGTTTCAAGAGTTGATGCGAGTAAATTACCCTTAATTGTTAAATTTCAAACGTTTTCCATCTAGTTTCCTACTATATTACTATCGGATTTTCTTTGGATTTTTTTAGCTTTTTTAACCATTTTCATTGCGGTCTGGTGTTCACTTCCAAAATCCATATCTTGCCTGAATGATCCAGTCCATAATCGAAGCCGAGCTGCCCCACACCTGGGAACTGACTTTCCATGATATGTGTACAGGTGAGTGTCAGTGAACGCATCTCGCGACGTTTATGTTTACCGGAAATATGAGGTAAGGACAGAGCGAGCGCTCTCCTACCGGACAGCATCGTCCCTCCTTTGCTAAGATTGGTCACGACAAGTCCCGGACGAGCGAGCCGTCCCACCATAGAACGGAATACCCAGCCTCTTTCCGTCTTGACAACTTTGACTCTGTAATCGATTGGTCTGCCTTGAATGGTTGCGAGATGAATGCCTTGTTGAATAAGGTATCTCCGTCTGGCTTTTACACGGATTAGGGAGCGGTACATCTGATCAAACTGAGTAAATGAACGGGTTATCTTCATATGAGTGTAACGATAGGCTCCTCCGCTTCCTGATACTCTAATGACACCGTAACCTCCACCACCGACAACAGGTTTGATATACACCATTCCATAATGACTAAGCATGTTTAGCAGATTCCCCGAGTTGAACGCCTTCGTCTGTGGAATGTGGACAGCAGCTACCGGATATTTTAACAGCGCCGCTGTCTTCAGCCATTTGCTTGCAAGCTGTCTCGACATGGGTTGATCTCCTTTCGTGAACAATAGTCCTTCCTTATACATACTCAACAGAAGCCGTGCTTTCTTGGATGTCTGTCCAAGGCTGGGGCCCCTTTTCCGTTGATATAGTCCATCAGCTTGGTTCAAGGCCGGAACAGGCGCCTGGTTTGCTTTTCAAACGCATCAATCTATCGTATGCTACTAAGGAATGGTTTGGAGAGGCTTAAATATGAGGATCTAAGGAGCGTTCAGAAGACATGGAATCATTTTTTAAATCACTGTATGGCGTAGCCTATTTTGCAATTTCTATCGTTCTGGTAGCCATTACGGTACTTCTATTCGTTACAGGTATTCGACTGTTTATGAAGAAAAGCAATCGCGGTTTTGCTGTAAGTTGTATTCTGTTTGCCTGCTTTATCGTCTTCATCATTGTGGTCATGCTGACCACGCCCTTCTCCTCGACGCCTCCGGGTTCACCGGAAGCCATGGCTGCCTTGCTGAAAGTCGGGTAGATTAACCTCTGTAGAAGGAGATGCTTATGACACATAATCAAATACTCGGAATCATCGATATCGGCTCCAATTCCATTCGTCTGGTTATTTATGAACTCGACCAGGATGGAGCCTATCGCATCATTCATGAAGACAAATATGCCGCTCGTCTAAGCAATGTAGTTGAACAAG
This window of the Paenibacillus marchantiae genome carries:
- a CDS encoding NAD(P)/FAD-dependent oxidoreductase, encoding MSSIPKIVILGAGYGGILTAQRLQKELNYNEADVTLVNRHDYHYITTHLHMPAAGTDTIEHARVPISKLIDEFKIDLVKSSVKEIRLQDRKIILEDGTLSYDYLIIGLGGEPETFGIPGMLDHAMTIRSINSVRMIREHIEYQFAMYKNDNKRNRIRFVVGGAGFSGVEFVAELADRIPQLCKEFDVNPKNVHIYNVEAAPSALPGFDPELVEHAMNVLKKKGVTFKIGVPIKQCLPDGVIVGEGEKLDAATVVWTGGIRGNALLEQAGLEVMRGRVKVDEFLRAPGHEHVYVIGDNSLVFNNEGRPYPPTAQIAMQQGVNCAKNVVAAIRKKQPQPFVFTSKGTVASLGKGEAIAVVGGKKYKGWKAAQLKKLVDLRYLFIIGGIPLVLKKGRFFG
- a CDS encoding NAD(P)/FAD-dependent oxidoreductase, which translates into the protein MTDLLIIGGGPAGLFAAFYGGMRQASVTLVESMPQLGGQLAALYPEKFIYDVAGFPKVTAQELVNNLVEQMSHFNPNIRLEEKVVSVEKLEERHFVVKTDVNEYHAKAVIITAGVGAFEPRRLELEGAAKFEKTNLHYFISDLNAFAGKKVLISGGGDSAVDWALMLEPIAEQVTLIHRRDKFRAHEHSVENLMNSKVNIVTPTEITELHGEDSITKVTLAHVKTKETQEIEVDDVIVNFGFVSSLGPIAEWGIEIDSNSIVVDSRMETSIPGIYAAGDITTYPGKLKLIAVGFGEAPTAVNNAKVYFDPDAKLSPGHSSNMKR
- the sda gene encoding sporulation histidine kinase inhibitor Sda, which gives rise to MAMLSDEMLLDSYHKAIELDLERDFIALLLAEIHKRKLGTDVSAILH
- a CDS encoding YheC/YheD family protein → MSRQLASKWLKTAALLKYPVAAVHIPQTKAFNSGNLLNMLSHYGMVYIKPVVGGGGYGVIRVSGSGGAYRYTHMKITRSFTQFDQMYRSLIRVKARRRYLIQQGIHLATIQGRPIDYRVKVVKTERGWVFRSMVGRLARPGLVVTNLSKGGTMLSGRRALALSLPHISGKHKRREMRSLTLTCTHIMESQFPGVGQLGFDYGLDHSGKIWILEVNTRPQ